Proteins from a single region of Haloterrigena alkaliphila:
- a CDS encoding dienelactone hydrolase family protein — protein MSDVLLPGGRDVRGTLEEPTDDPDAIVVAAPPHPQHGGSRSDGRLVAVAEALVESGIACLRFDYGAWDESEAQRASEDASGDEPRAGYGERKDVRNAVRWAREEYGDADGASVATDLPVGVFGYSFGASLALLAAADVDPDAVAVLAPAADLGEDLDAHAALEDIESPVHVLYGERDATVDWEPVIERARERGDAVTALSGDHFFLGERDAIADEVATFFEGALLEST, from the coding sequence ATGAGCGACGTCCTGCTCCCCGGCGGACGCGACGTTCGCGGGACGCTCGAGGAACCGACCGACGACCCCGACGCGATCGTCGTCGCCGCGCCGCCCCATCCCCAGCACGGCGGGTCGCGCAGCGACGGCCGTCTCGTCGCGGTGGCGGAAGCGCTCGTCGAGTCCGGCATCGCCTGCCTGCGATTCGATTACGGCGCGTGGGACGAGAGCGAGGCGCAACGCGCCTCGGAAGACGCGAGCGGCGATGAGCCGCGAGCGGGCTACGGCGAGCGCAAAGACGTGCGCAACGCCGTCCGCTGGGCGCGCGAGGAGTACGGCGACGCCGACGGAGCGAGCGTCGCGACCGATCTGCCCGTCGGCGTCTTCGGCTACAGTTTCGGCGCGTCGCTGGCGCTGCTCGCGGCGGCGGACGTCGACCCCGACGCCGTCGCCGTCCTCGCCCCCGCGGCGGATCTCGGCGAAGACCTCGACGCGCACGCGGCGCTCGAGGACATCGAATCTCCCGTTCACGTACTCTACGGCGAACGCGACGCGACCGTCGACTGGGAGCCGGTGATCGAGCGGGCGCGAGAGCGCGGCGACGCCGTCACCGCCCTGTCGGGCGATCACTTCTTCCTCGGCGAGCGCGACGCTATCGCGGACGAGGTGGCGACGTTTTTCGAGGGGGCGCTGCTCGAGTCGACGTAA
- a CDS encoding ATP-binding protein, whose translation MTDLGDFGDFNAESDTDSAATGGETSDSDGVTPSPSTNDEPTGTDGGTTDAFEPTPVEPRGEDVGIGAICVSQGLRVAEDGDETTLRAYITQGNRSSIRIGSYLLAPYPDGETLFCRITGLEYAQQYHADDATEIHARRAMRTDGVDEADYKFVAELEPVAVLYDDGDEQSSSGSRTQSGDDGELKRRMTDRVPKPQTVIRQADDTEEIKTGLKMPDDGVFMGHLSVGGEKVRTAASPPTIDYRLKDDYDAGDPLVFRHTLIAGGTGSGKTHGAKNILRQYLAEDRAYPMDDGREVRPAVVQFDPQDEYAQMHDDNPDLDDEFARRLKREGVAYGGHDDTIAFVPKVGSASYAAGHHRAEQVEFTIPFSMVYENPWLVAGSGLNDNQYGALVSVLLPRFRKQYGDDGTYEEFTTFLDDPALREELDESGRVHEATFDAVRRRVLGFGHVFDQDARPITDLVHEFVRPGGLTVVPTYHINDSRATEAIVLAVSSLLIDQKLSNDPNYDRIKETPVVLGMDEAHNFLTDADSVQAGKVIAKFTEAAKQGRKERLGLFLITQDPQDIHDAVFKQINTTVVLNLGDEDAIKSVNIPSNLESKVPYMEKGQMVVYSPDNSEPVELIGLSKCLTRHGRD comes from the coding sequence ATGACCGATCTGGGTGACTTCGGCGATTTTAACGCGGAATCCGACACCGATTCCGCCGCTACGGGCGGCGAAACGTCGGATTCCGACGGGGTGACGCCGTCACCGTCGACTAACGACGAGCCGACAGGTACGGACGGCGGAACGACGGACGCGTTCGAGCCGACCCCCGTCGAACCGCGGGGCGAGGACGTCGGTATCGGCGCCATCTGCGTCTCCCAGGGACTGCGGGTCGCCGAGGACGGCGACGAGACGACGCTGCGCGCGTATATCACGCAGGGGAATCGCTCGTCGATCCGTATCGGGAGTTATCTCCTCGCACCCTATCCCGATGGAGAAACGCTGTTCTGCCGGATCACCGGCCTCGAGTACGCCCAGCAGTACCACGCCGACGACGCCACCGAAATCCACGCGCGGCGCGCGATGCGAACGGACGGGGTCGACGAGGCCGACTACAAGTTCGTCGCCGAACTCGAGCCCGTCGCGGTCCTGTACGACGACGGCGATGAGCAAAGCTCATCTGGCAGCCGGACGCAGTCCGGCGACGACGGCGAACTCAAACGGCGGATGACCGACCGCGTGCCCAAACCCCAGACGGTCATCCGACAGGCCGACGACACCGAGGAGATCAAGACCGGGCTGAAGATGCCCGACGACGGCGTCTTCATGGGCCACCTCTCGGTCGGCGGCGAAAAGGTGCGGACGGCGGCGTCGCCGCCCACGATCGATTACCGACTGAAGGACGACTACGACGCGGGCGACCCGCTCGTCTTCCGGCACACCCTGATCGCCGGCGGGACGGGGTCGGGGAAGACCCACGGCGCGAAGAACATCCTGCGCCAGTACCTCGCCGAGGACCGCGCCTACCCGATGGACGACGGCCGCGAGGTCCGGCCGGCGGTCGTCCAGTTCGATCCGCAGGACGAGTACGCCCAGATGCACGACGACAACCCCGACCTCGACGACGAGTTCGCGCGCCGGCTCAAGCGCGAGGGCGTCGCCTACGGCGGCCACGACGACACGATCGCCTTCGTCCCGAAGGTGGGGTCGGCGTCGTACGCGGCGGGCCACCACCGCGCGGAGCAAGTCGAGTTCACGATTCCGTTCTCGATGGTCTACGAGAACCCGTGGCTGGTCGCGGGCAGCGGGCTGAACGACAACCAGTACGGCGCGCTCGTCAGCGTCCTTCTGCCCAGATTCAGGAAGCAGTACGGCGACGACGGCACCTACGAGGAGTTCACGACGTTCCTCGACGACCCCGCGCTGCGCGAGGAACTCGACGAGTCCGGCCGGGTCCACGAGGCGACCTTCGACGCCGTCCGCCGGCGCGTACTCGGCTTCGGCCACGTCTTCGATCAGGACGCGCGGCCGATCACCGACCTCGTCCACGAGTTCGTCCGCCCGGGCGGGCTGACCGTCGTGCCGACCTACCACATCAACGATAGCCGGGCGACCGAGGCCATCGTGCTCGCGGTCTCCTCGCTGCTCATCGACCAGAAGCTCTCGAACGACCCCAACTACGACCGGATCAAGGAAACGCCGGTCGTGCTCGGGATGGACGAGGCCCACAACTTCCTGACCGACGCCGACAGCGTGCAGGCCGGGAAAGTGATCGCAAAGTTCACCGAGGCCGCCAAACAGGGCCGCAAGGAGCGACTCGGTCTCTTCCTCATCACGCAGGACCCGCAGGACATTCACGACGCCGTTTTCAAGCAGATCAACACCACCGTCGTCCTCAACCTCGGCGACGAGGACGCCATCAAGAGCGTCAACATCCCGAGCAACCTCGAGTCCAAAGTACCCTACATGGAGAAGGGGCAGATGGTCGTCTACTCGCCGGACAACTCCGAACCCGTCGAGTTGATCGGCCTCTCGAAGTGTCTGACCCGGCACGGCCGAGACTGA